One Cupriavidus taiwanensis DNA window includes the following coding sequences:
- a CDS encoding alpha/beta hydrolase gives MPLTTRRALAAALMTASGFACYWTYLTVNQDRLLFDARRRPPRDLPDGIIGYSHLIPGGVVRGYIYHAPGDSVHDLLFYLPGRGEDVLETLQYARWLPAGMAFATYDYRGLGHSDGRPSEGAAVADASQFLLHVRRVFPETRVHVVGRSLGTGVAIQLADLQDFESLQLITPYDSLLELVRKRFPLVPLRQLMRHHFDSISHCKKVVQSTKVLLAATDEVVPHACSERLMAAWPGPVALQTVPDTDHFTIIEREQTWLSLCEFARQHSQARLRVAAVQSAPPQPAPASPPAPQPVDHDELGNPLPLAANR, from the coding sequence ATGCCATTGACCACCCGCCGCGCGCTGGCAGCCGCGCTGATGACCGCCAGCGGCTTCGCCTGCTACTGGACCTACCTGACCGTGAACCAGGACCGGCTGCTGTTCGACGCGCGCCGGCGCCCGCCGCGCGACCTGCCCGACGGCATCATCGGCTATTCGCACCTGATCCCCGGCGGCGTGGTGCGCGGCTACATCTACCACGCCCCCGGCGACAGCGTGCACGACCTGCTGTTCTACCTGCCGGGCCGCGGCGAGGATGTGCTGGAAACGCTGCAATACGCACGCTGGCTGCCCGCCGGCATGGCCTTCGCCACCTACGATTACCGCGGCCTGGGCCACTCCGACGGGCGCCCGTCCGAGGGCGCCGCGGTGGCCGACGCCAGCCAGTTCCTGCTGCACGTGCGGCGCGTGTTCCCCGAGACCCGCGTGCACGTGGTGGGGCGCAGCCTGGGCACCGGCGTGGCGATCCAGCTGGCGGACCTGCAGGATTTCGAGAGCCTGCAGCTGATCACCCCCTACGACTCGCTGCTGGAACTGGTGCGCAAGCGCTTTCCGCTGGTGCCCCTGCGCCAACTGATGCGCCACCACTTCGATTCGATCTCGCATTGCAAGAAGGTCGTGCAGAGCACCAAGGTGCTGCTGGCGGCTACAGACGAAGTGGTGCCGCACGCCTGCTCGGAACGGCTCATGGCGGCCTGGCCCGGCCCGGTGGCGCTGCAGACCGTGCCGGACACCGATCACTTCACCATCATCGAGCGCGAGCAGACCTGGCTGTCGCTGTGCGAATTCGCGCGCCAGCACAGCCAGGCGCGCTTGCGCGTGGCGGCGGTGCAGTCCGCGCCGCCGCAGCCAGCGCCGGCGAGCCCTCCCGCACCGCAGCCGGTCGACCATGACGAGCTGGGCAATCCCCTGCCGCTGGCGGCAAACCGCTGA
- a CDS encoding PBP1A family penicillin-binding protein, giving the protein MKKFAVKAGGAALALAAAGALLAGFAAVVSLRQLPPVEALRDYRPDVPLRIYTSDHVQIGEFGSEHREFIPFEQIPRRMVQALLAAEDDQFYEHQGIDIPGVFRAALANLGQRYAQGASTITMQVARNFYLTREKTLARKWYEMLLAWRIDHALPKDRILELYMNQVYLGEHAYGFGSAAHAYFGKPLASLSLAESAMLAGLPKAPSAVNPVVNFARAKRRQEYVLGRMLALGMISQDDYREARATRLVITDDSPGSFAGHAEHVAELARQLARERFGDEAYTRGLNVYTTVSSVRQTLAYDAVHGGLEGYARRHRQFVRDLSQGPQAALVSLDAGSGAIEAMVGGADFGASRFNHATQAQRQPGSTFKPFIYAAALERGVSPGTLINDAPLPNGSRWQPSNDDGRFVGPITVRQALAESRNLPAIRTLQAIGIPYAVEFASRFGFSPRRLPRYLPLALGTGTTSPLRLAAAYGVFANGGHRIEPYLIERITDSEGNVLFSANQDTDERPAPPPVISARNAFVMDSLLRSVVDAGTGAGVRRYLRRDDVAGKTGTTNDSVDGWFAGYAGGVVTVAWMGYDDNRSLGEREFGATTALPVWAAYMEGRLAGVPEADAQAPAGVVQTGGEWIYAENADGSHGIASIGFPPPAPAATPASPPLTDPFASNGPAQAAPGAPAAPGAPSAAAPTPVTSEAPAAAPAAPADNPL; this is encoded by the coding sequence ATGAAAAAATTCGCAGTCAAGGCAGGCGGCGCCGCGCTGGCGCTGGCTGCCGCCGGCGCCTTGTTGGCCGGCTTTGCCGCCGTGGTCAGCCTGCGCCAGCTTCCCCCCGTCGAAGCGCTGCGCGACTACCGGCCCGATGTGCCGCTGCGCATCTACACCAGCGACCACGTCCAGATCGGCGAGTTCGGCAGCGAGCACCGCGAGTTCATCCCCTTCGAGCAGATCCCGCGGCGCATGGTCCAGGCGCTGCTCGCCGCCGAGGACGACCAGTTCTACGAACACCAGGGCATCGACATCCCCGGCGTGTTCCGCGCCGCGCTGGCCAACCTCGGCCAGCGCTACGCACAGGGCGCTTCGACCATCACCATGCAGGTGGCGCGCAACTTCTACCTGACGCGCGAGAAGACGCTGGCGCGCAAGTGGTATGAAATGCTGCTGGCCTGGCGCATCGACCACGCGCTGCCCAAGGACCGCATCCTCGAGCTGTACATGAACCAGGTCTACCTGGGCGAGCATGCCTATGGCTTCGGCAGCGCCGCGCACGCGTACTTCGGCAAGCCGCTGGCGTCGCTGTCGCTGGCCGAGAGCGCGATGCTGGCGGGCCTGCCGAAAGCACCTTCGGCCGTGAACCCGGTGGTCAATTTCGCGCGTGCCAAGCGGCGCCAGGAATATGTGCTGGGTCGGATGCTGGCGCTGGGCATGATCAGCCAGGACGACTACCGCGAAGCCCGCGCCACGCGCCTGGTGATCACCGACGACAGCCCCGGCAGCTTTGCCGGCCATGCCGAACACGTGGCCGAACTGGCGCGCCAGCTGGCGCGCGAGCGCTTCGGCGACGAGGCCTACACGCGCGGCCTGAACGTCTACACCACGGTGTCTTCCGTGCGCCAGACCCTGGCCTACGATGCCGTGCATGGCGGGCTGGAGGGCTACGCGCGCCGCCACCGCCAGTTCGTCAGGGACCTGTCGCAAGGCCCGCAGGCCGCGCTGGTGTCGCTCGACGCCGGCAGCGGCGCGATCGAGGCCATGGTCGGCGGCGCCGACTTTGGCGCCAGCCGCTTCAACCACGCCACCCAGGCGCAGCGCCAGCCCGGCTCGACCTTCAAGCCCTTCATCTATGCCGCGGCGCTGGAGCGCGGCGTGTCGCCCGGCACGCTGATCAACGACGCGCCGCTGCCCAATGGCTCCCGCTGGCAGCCGTCCAACGACGACGGGCGCTTTGTCGGCCCCATCACCGTGCGCCAGGCGCTGGCCGAATCGCGCAACCTGCCGGCGATCCGCACGCTGCAGGCGATCGGCATCCCCTATGCGGTGGAATTCGCCAGCCGCTTCGGCTTCTCGCCCAGGCGGCTGCCGCGCTACCTGCCGCTGGCGCTGGGCACCGGCACCACCTCGCCGCTGCGCCTGGCGGCGGCCTACGGCGTGTTCGCCAACGGCGGCCACCGCATCGAGCCCTACCTGATCGAGCGCATCACCGACAGCGAAGGCAACGTGCTGTTCAGTGCCAACCAGGACACCGACGAGCGCCCGGCGCCGCCGCCCGTGATCAGCGCGCGCAATGCCTTCGTCATGGACAGCCTGCTGCGCAGCGTGGTCGATGCCGGCACCGGCGCCGGCGTGCGCCGCTACCTGCGCCGCGACGACGTGGCCGGCAAGACCGGCACCACCAACGACTCGGTCGACGGCTGGTTCGCCGGCTATGCCGGCGGCGTGGTCACGGTGGCGTGGATGGGCTATGACGACAACCGCAGCCTGGGCGAGCGTGAGTTCGGCGCGACCACCGCGCTGCCGGTGTGGGCCGCCTACATGGAGGGCCGCCTGGCCGGCGTGCCGGAGGCCGACGCGCAGGCGCCCGCCGGCGTGGTGCAAACCGGCGGCGAGTGGATCTACGCCGAGAACGCCGACGGCAGCCACGGCATCGCCTCGATCGGCTTCCCGCCGCCAGCGCCGGCTGCGACGCCGGCCAGCCCGCCGCTGACGGACCCGTTCGCCAGCAACGGCCCGGCGCAGGCCGCACCCGGTGCGCCAGCCGCGCCAGGCGCACCCTCCGCGGCCGCGCCCACCCCCGTGACCAGCGAGGCGCCAGCCGCCGCGCCGGCCGCACCCGCCGACAACCCGCTGTAG
- a CDS encoding arsenic transporter: MSSHSPLLIWSVAALTTAGVLFRPFRLPEAFWAAGGALLLCATGLMAPPEALAAVLRGHDVYLFLAGMMLIAELARKTGLFDHVAALAVRQARGSAPRLFLLVYGFGTLVTAFMSNDATAVVLTPAVLAATRAARVRQPLPYLYACAFIANAASFVLPISNPANLVIFGERMPPLAGWLASFALPSLAAVLATLAALWWTQRAALAEPIAQDVPVPPLSRQAWLSALGIVLTGLVLLVASLRGSALGWPTCAAGVATLLLVCATRRELMWPTLRGVSWGVLPMVAGLFVLVAALEQTAVIRHLADAVAAASRDGGALALLGVGAVVALAGNLANNLPAGLIAASALDAGQASHAVSGAVLVGIDLGPNLSVTGSLATLLWLTALRRDGLQVSAGQFLRVGAVVMPAAMLPALALLLL, translated from the coding sequence ATGTCCAGCCACAGCCCGCTGCTGATCTGGTCGGTCGCCGCGCTGACCACCGCTGGCGTCCTGTTCCGTCCCTTCCGCCTGCCCGAAGCCTTCTGGGCCGCCGGCGGCGCGCTGCTGCTGTGCGCCACCGGCCTGATGGCGCCGCCCGAGGCGTTGGCCGCGGTGCTGCGCGGCCATGACGTGTACCTGTTCCTGGCCGGCATGATGCTGATTGCGGAACTGGCCCGCAAGACCGGCCTGTTCGACCACGTTGCCGCGCTCGCCGTGCGCCAGGCGCGCGGCTCGGCGCCGCGGCTGTTCCTGCTGGTGTATGGCTTCGGCACGCTGGTGACGGCGTTCATGTCCAACGACGCCACCGCGGTGGTGCTCACGCCCGCGGTGCTGGCCGCCACCCGCGCCGCGCGCGTGCGCCAGCCGCTGCCCTACCTGTACGCCTGCGCCTTTATCGCCAACGCCGCCAGCTTCGTGCTGCCGATTTCCAACCCGGCCAACCTGGTGATTTTCGGCGAGCGCATGCCGCCGCTGGCGGGGTGGCTGGCCAGCTTCGCGCTGCCCTCGCTGGCCGCGGTCCTGGCGACGCTGGCGGCGCTGTGGTGGACCCAGCGCGCGGCGCTGGCCGAGCCCATCGCGCAGGACGTGCCGGTGCCGCCGCTGTCCCGCCAGGCGTGGCTGAGCGCGCTGGGCATCGTGCTGACCGGGCTGGTGCTGCTGGTGGCCTCGCTGCGCGGCAGCGCGCTGGGCTGGCCCACCTGCGCCGCCGGCGTGGCCACGCTGCTGCTGGTCTGCGCCACCCGGCGCGAACTAATGTGGCCGACGCTGCGCGGGGTGTCATGGGGCGTGCTGCCGATGGTGGCGGGGCTGTTCGTGCTGGTGGCGGCGCTGGAGCAGACTGCTGTGATCCGCCACCTTGCCGACGCCGTTGCCGCGGCCTCGCGCGATGGCGGCGCGCTGGCGCTGCTGGGCGTGGGCGCGGTGGTGGCGCTGGCGGGCAATCTCGCCAACAACCTGCCGGCGGGGCTGATTGCCGCGTCGGCGCTGGATGCCGGGCAGGCCTCGCATGCGGTCAGCGGCGCGGTGCTGGTCGGCATCGACCTGGGCCCCAACCTGTCCGTCACCGGCTCGCTCGCCACGCTGCTGTGGCTGACGGCGCTGCGGCGCGACGGGCTGCAGGTCAGCGCCGGGCAGTTCCTGCGCGTGGGCGCGGTGGTCATGCCGGCGGCCATGCTGCCGGCGCTGGCGCTGCTGCTGCTTTAG
- a CDS encoding arsenite efflux pump ArsB yields MPIAFPCSSLMLLHVVTVPVPATPVETGVAEHHARAVRQGAGGLRRPLSPAPRSPAAEVPASG; encoded by the coding sequence ATGCCGATCGCCTTTCCGTGCAGCAGCCTGATGTTGCTCCATGTGGTGACAGTGCCGGTACCTGCCACGCCGGTGGAAACCGGTGTGGCGGAACACCATGCCCGCGCCGTGCGCCAGGGCGCGGGCGGACTGCGCCGGCCGCTGTCGCCGGCGCCGCGCAGCCCGGCCGCGGAAGTCCCCGCCAGCGGCTGA
- the folE gene encoding GTP cyclohydrolase I — MTSKDAAHRAQDSNAGEGASHPAGSVSARIRARLEAAQERFHANDNIARYIEPGEMEQLQAEVQARLQDVLRALVIDVDNDHNTQETARRVAKMYLKEIFAGRYAKAPPVTEFPNVGQLNELMIVGPLRVRSACSHHLCPIIGKLWIGVMPNQHSNLIGLSKYARLAEWIMCRPQIQEEAVAQVADLLQEKMSPDGLAIVMEAEHFCMHWRGVRDTDAKMTNSVMRGSFLKDDSLRREFLTLLNHNRG; from the coding sequence ATGACCAGCAAGGACGCCGCGCACCGCGCACAGGACAGCAACGCCGGCGAAGGTGCCAGCCATCCCGCCGGCAGCGTCTCGGCCCGCATCCGCGCGCGGCTGGAGGCCGCGCAGGAGCGCTTCCACGCCAACGACAATATCGCCCGCTATATTGAGCCGGGCGAGATGGAACAGCTGCAGGCCGAAGTCCAGGCGCGCCTGCAGGACGTGCTGCGGGCGCTGGTGATCGACGTCGACAACGACCACAACACGCAGGAAACCGCGCGCCGCGTCGCCAAGATGTACCTGAAGGAGATCTTTGCCGGCCGCTATGCCAAGGCCCCGCCGGTGACGGAATTCCCCAACGTCGGCCAGCTCAACGAACTGATGATCGTGGGGCCGCTGCGCGTGCGCAGCGCCTGCTCGCACCACCTGTGTCCCATCATCGGCAAGCTGTGGATCGGCGTGATGCCGAACCAGCATTCCAACCTGATCGGGCTGTCCAAGTACGCGCGGCTGGCCGAATGGATCATGTGCCGCCCGCAGATCCAGGAAGAGGCGGTGGCGCAGGTGGCCGACCTGCTGCAGGAAAAGATGAGTCCCGACGGGCTGGCCATCGTGATGGAGGCCGAGCACTTCTGCATGCACTGGCGCGGCGTGCGCGACACCGACGCCAAGATGACCAACAGCGTGATGCGCGGCTCTTTTCTGAAGGACGACAGCCTGCGCCGCGAATTCCTCACGCTGCTGAACCATAACCGCGGCTAG
- a CDS encoding BLUF domain-containing protein: MLVRLLYASRARQAIDAALLDAILATSLERNPRHGITGVLCHGNGIFLQALEGDRQEVSQLFQSIARDPRHHDVTLLHFEETCTRDFAGWAMGQVNAARLNAATLLKFSARAELDPYRTGGAASLALLKELIAGASVVSRTGERARH; encoded by the coding sequence ATGCTAGTCCGCCTGCTCTATGCCAGCCGTGCCCGCCAGGCCATCGATGCCGCCCTGCTCGATGCCATCCTGGCCACCAGCCTGGAGCGCAACCCGCGCCACGGCATCACCGGGGTGCTGTGCCATGGCAACGGCATCTTCCTGCAGGCGCTGGAAGGCGACCGGCAGGAGGTGTCGCAGCTGTTCCAGTCGATCGCGCGCGATCCGCGCCACCACGACGTGACCCTGCTGCATTTCGAGGAAACCTGCACGCGCGACTTTGCCGGCTGGGCCATGGGGCAGGTCAATGCGGCGCGGCTCAATGCGGCCACCCTGCTCAAGTTCTCGGCGCGCGCCGAGCTCGATCCCTACCGCACCGGCGGCGCGGCCTCGCTGGCGCTGCTCAAGGAACTGATCGCCGGCGCGTCGGTGGTGTCGCGCACCGGCGAGCGCGCACGGCACTGA
- a CDS encoding FmdB family zinc ribbon protein: protein MPVYQYRCEKCGHMFEKTEHLAEHASAHPPCPNCGSQSVQHAPAPFVAVTQRKS, encoded by the coding sequence ATGCCCGTCTATCAATACCGCTGCGAGAAGTGCGGCCATATGTTCGAGAAAACCGAGCATCTCGCGGAACATGCCTCTGCCCATCCACCGTGCCCGAATTGCGGCAGCCAGTCCGTGCAGCACGCACCGGCGCCGTTCGTGGCGGTGACCCAGCGCAAGAGCTGA
- a CDS encoding response regulator transcription factor, with amino-acid sequence MNERVLRVALADDHPLVVAALRDCLQRSARVQISGECRNGTELLGSLARHPADIAITDFCMGHGDASLDGFNLLSRLARRHPATRVVVISARSNAAIVRRAMKLGVRGFVSKEDPLDEVVRACAHAAFGRGCFCSPAVQRVLQRAALAGSPAREPTQRELEVIRLYAQGAQLTEIAAKLGRSVSTISSQKTVAMRKLGVQTNTGLIRYAYESGLI; translated from the coding sequence ATGAACGAACGAGTCCTGCGCGTTGCCCTGGCCGACGACCACCCGCTGGTGGTGGCTGCGCTGCGCGACTGCCTGCAGCGCAGCGCGCGCGTCCAGATCAGCGGCGAATGCCGCAACGGCACCGAGCTGCTGGGCTCGCTGGCGCGGCATCCCGCCGATATCGCCATCACCGATTTCTGCATGGGCCACGGCGACGCCTCGCTGGACGGCTTCAACCTGCTCAGCCGCCTGGCGCGGCGCCATCCCGCGACGCGGGTGGTGGTGATCAGCGCCCGCTCCAACGCCGCCATCGTCCGCCGCGCCATGAAGCTGGGCGTGCGCGGCTTCGTCAGCAAGGAAGATCCGCTCGATGAAGTGGTGCGCGCCTGCGCCCACGCCGCGTTCGGCCGGGGCTGCTTCTGCTCGCCCGCGGTGCAGCGCGTGCTGCAGCGCGCGGCGCTGGCCGGCTCGCCCGCGCGGGAGCCGACCCAGCGCGAGCTCGAGGTGATCCGGCTCTATGCGCAGGGCGCGCAGCTGACCGAGATCGCCGCCAAGCTGGGCCGCTCGGTCAGCACCATCTCCAGCCAGAAGACCGTGGCCATGCGCAAGCTGGGGGTGCAGACCAATACCGGGCTGATCCGCTATGCCTATGAAAGCGGGTTGATCTGA
- a CDS encoding ATP-binding protein: MQQDPDRTRDSLTSTFDALAGHARRQQRLYSVTVATLIAIVLCAGTLLAGLAADQHLDYRRSQVAHYVGTVSQRLHNEASFVRRTALSIRYHLGTAAPDPSRDPGLDALRRTGAAAAHVEAVRKDYHLLAADATRQAWGASLPMQFARLRQIALATVATQQAFDLGHGAYAVSLDEDSAVVIRQPQAGAGAPRALDPALIPLLRTQLTRALLDRTGHAVPARDQPVWLGPLRDPVDDTPVMVLAGAAYAGDRATMLVATCVPVQAFLAGLPPPPDHAGLALLNDTDQLIDVWPHAAALSLASARGIAARGRGLPHNAMRLTRAGVVLVQPLQGGFGLLVYQLPYRLLANALAAELAVIGGAMLLLTGAIVLAARYWSRQLLRRSHAEARRALESELMNQVLVTATPVGLCIVRQHDHAVLACNPLAASLLPARPHQPLPAAVADALDRQPCGAGGGPASVSTITVAAPEPPGPADAAPRFLQITYAPARYRDEAVLFCAVQDCTAQQALQQQLRSAQQATEAMLRVRSNFFAAMSHEIRTPLNALLGNLELLARSGGLEPHAARLRALETAAGSLRRIVNDVLDFSKIDAGQLALVDAPFRPVEALESLALAYAPMAADRPVRLCLQLSPTLDTEVMGDRTRLMQVFGNLLNNAFKFTASGRITLSGELQADLPGKPGMQRLVCRVSDSGIGMAPALAARVFQPFVQGDAGAASRYGGTGLGLSICARLCELMGGSIVVDSVPGVGSAFTVSLPLQPADKDRQEPAAASVAHRGHVLVLSQDERSGASIEAWLRTAGWRTEGVASLAAAQERVQRHAPAAVVATDEFAAAALATLRRAAPVALVWLSADGPHRPRQRGPGMLEASAFSHRALLDAVAAACGETQTATTAGPAPALPALPAPSAAPLTILVAEDNPLNQSLIAEQLQALGCHPIVTGNGKQALAVLEHARVDALLTDLHMPGMDGHALLHAVQARHPGLPVLAFSALACSDPAQDWHLQGFSGYLAKPASLQDLEACLRSLPVPAGHAGPTAPQGEPAAPVQAPRRRYEDMLRRQLRQDLPALSRIVAQQDLAGLRHWVHAAAGAFMIVRRQSIVRECRAVEALCEAAPAWAPAMTEAASALYQRLQRYALGAAAAP; this comes from the coding sequence ATGCAGCAAGACCCCGACCGCACCCGCGACAGCCTGACCAGCACCTTCGACGCGCTTGCCGGCCACGCGCGCCGCCAGCAACGCCTGTATTCGGTGACCGTCGCGACGCTGATCGCCATCGTGCTGTGCGCCGGCACGCTGCTGGCCGGGCTGGCGGCGGACCAGCACCTGGACTATCGCCGCAGCCAGGTCGCGCACTATGTCGGCACGGTGTCGCAGCGGTTGCATAACGAAGCGTCGTTCGTGCGCCGGACCGCGCTGAGCATCCGCTACCATCTTGGCACCGCCGCGCCGGACCCGTCGCGCGACCCCGGCCTCGATGCCTTGCGCCGCACCGGCGCGGCCGCGGCCCATGTCGAGGCCGTGCGCAAGGACTACCATCTGCTCGCCGCCGACGCCACGCGCCAGGCATGGGGCGCCAGCCTGCCCATGCAATTCGCGCGGCTGCGCCAAATCGCGCTGGCCACGGTGGCCACGCAGCAGGCCTTCGATCTCGGTCATGGCGCCTATGCAGTCTCGCTGGACGAAGACAGCGCGGTCGTGATCCGCCAGCCGCAAGCCGGCGCGGGCGCGCCGCGGGCGCTGGATCCGGCGCTGATCCCGCTCTTGCGCACGCAGCTGACGCGCGCGCTGCTGGACCGCACCGGCCACGCCGTGCCCGCGCGCGACCAGCCGGTGTGGCTGGGGCCGCTGCGCGATCCCGTCGACGACACCCCCGTCATGGTATTGGCCGGCGCCGCCTATGCCGGCGATCGCGCCACCATGCTGGTGGCGACCTGCGTGCCGGTGCAGGCGTTCCTGGCTGGCCTGCCGCCGCCACCGGACCACGCCGGCCTGGCGCTGCTCAACGACACGGATCAACTGATCGACGTGTGGCCGCATGCCGCCGCCCTCAGCCTGGCCAGCGCCCGCGGCATCGCCGCGCGCGGCCGCGGCCTGCCGCACAACGCGATGCGCCTGACGCGCGCGGGCGTCGTGCTGGTGCAGCCATTGCAGGGCGGCTTCGGCCTGCTGGTCTACCAGCTGCCGTACCGGCTGCTGGCCAACGCGCTGGCCGCCGAACTGGCGGTGATCGGCGGCGCCATGCTGCTGCTGACCGGCGCCATCGTGCTCGCGGCGCGCTACTGGAGCCGGCAGCTGCTGCGGCGCTCGCATGCCGAAGCGCGGCGCGCGCTGGAAAGCGAGTTGATGAACCAGGTGCTGGTCACCGCCACGCCGGTCGGCCTGTGCATCGTGCGCCAGCACGACCACGCCGTGCTGGCGTGCAATCCGCTGGCGGCGTCGCTGCTGCCGGCGCGGCCGCACCAGCCCCTGCCCGCCGCGGTGGCTGACGCGCTGGACCGGCAGCCGTGCGGCGCCGGCGGTGGCCCCGCCTCCGTCTCCACCATCACCGTCGCGGCCCCTGAGCCGCCCGGCCCTGCCGACGCGGCGCCGCGCTTCCTGCAGATCACCTATGCGCCAGCGCGCTACCGCGATGAAGCCGTGCTGTTCTGCGCGGTGCAGGACTGCACCGCGCAACAGGCGCTGCAACAGCAGCTGCGCTCCGCCCAGCAGGCCACCGAAGCCATGCTGCGGGTGCGCTCGAACTTCTTCGCCGCGATGAGCCACGAGATCCGCACGCCGCTGAATGCGCTGCTGGGCAACCTGGAACTGCTGGCGCGCAGCGGCGGGCTGGAGCCGCATGCGGCGCGGCTGCGCGCGCTGGAAACCGCCGCCGGGTCGCTGCGCCGCATCGTCAACGACGTGCTGGACTTCTCCAAGATCGATGCGGGCCAGCTGGCGCTGGTCGATGCTCCATTTCGTCCCGTCGAGGCGCTGGAGAGCCTGGCACTGGCCTATGCGCCCATGGCGGCGGACCGCCCGGTCCGCTTGTGCCTGCAGCTATCGCCCACGCTGGACACCGAAGTCATGGGCGATCGCACGCGGCTGATGCAGGTCTTCGGCAACCTGCTGAACAACGCCTTCAAGTTCACCGCCAGCGGCCGCATCACGCTGAGCGGCGAACTGCAGGCCGATCTGCCGGGAAAGCCGGGCATGCAGCGGCTGGTCTGCCGCGTCAGCGATTCCGGCATCGGCATGGCGCCGGCGCTGGCGGCACGCGTGTTCCAGCCGTTCGTGCAGGGCGATGCCGGCGCCGCCAGCCGCTATGGCGGCACCGGGCTGGGGCTGTCGATCTGCGCCAGGCTGTGCGAGCTGATGGGCGGCAGCATCGTCGTGGACAGCGTGCCGGGGGTGGGCAGCGCGTTCACGGTATCGTTGCCGCTGCAGCCGGCCGATAAAGACCGGCAGGAACCCGCGGCGGCCAGCGTGGCGCACCGTGGCCATGTGCTGGTGCTGTCCCAGGACGAACGCAGCGGCGCCTCGATCGAAGCGTGGCTCAGGACCGCGGGCTGGCGCACCGAGGGCGTCGCGTCTTTGGCGGCGGCGCAGGAACGCGTGCAGCGCCACGCGCCTGCAGCCGTGGTCGCGACCGACGAGTTCGCCGCGGCGGCGCTGGCCACGCTGCGCCGCGCCGCGCCGGTGGCGCTGGTGTGGCTGTCGGCCGACGGCCCGCATCGTCCGCGGCAGCGCGGGCCCGGCATGCTGGAGGCGTCGGCGTTCAGCCATCGCGCGCTGCTCGACGCCGTGGCGGCAGCCTGCGGCGAGACGCAAACGGCGACGACCGCCGGGCCCGCGCCCGCGTTGCCGGCGCTGCCCGCGCCCTCAGCCGCGCCGCTGACCATCCTTGTCGCCGAGGACAACCCGCTGAACCAGTCGCTGATCGCCGAGCAACTGCAGGCGCTCGGCTGCCACCCTATCGTCACCGGCAACGGCAAGCAGGCGCTGGCGGTGCTGGAGCACGCGCGCGTCGACGCGCTGCTGACCGACCTGCATATGCCTGGCATGGACGGCCACGCATTGCTGCACGCGGTACAAGCCCGGCATCCGGGCCTGCCCGTGCTGGCCTTCAGCGCGCTGGCGTGCAGCGATCCCGCGCAGGACTGGCACCTGCAAGGCTTCTCCGGCTACCTCGCCAAGCCCGCCTCGCTGCAGGACCTCGAAGCCTGCCTGCGCAGCCTGCCAGTACCCGCCGGCCACGCCGGCCCGACCGCGCCACAAGGCGAGCCGGCCGCGCCGGTGCAGGCCCCGCGCCGCCGCTACGAAGACATGCTGCGCCGGCAGCTGCGGCAAGACCTGCCGGCGCTGTCGCGCATCGTCGCGCAGCAGGACCTGGCCGGCCTGCGGCACTGGGTGCATGCCGCGGCAGGCGCCTTCATGATCGTGCGGCGGCAGTCCATCGTCAGGGAATGCCGGGCGGTCGAAGCACTGTGCGAAGCAGCCCCGGCCTGGGCCCCGGCCATGACGGAAGCCGCCAGCGCCCTGTACCAGCGGCTGCAGCGCTACGCGCTCGGCGCCGCGGCCGCGCCCTAG